The window GCCCGGGTCCTGGGCAGCGATCCCTCCGAGGGCATGCTCGAAGTCGGGCGTGAGAAGGTGCGCCGGGCTGGCGCCGAAGAACGGGTCGAGCTGGAAACCGGCGACGCCCGCTCCCTACCCTACGAGGACGACTCTTTCGACGGCGTCACCATCGCCTTCGGCATCCGCAACGTGCCGGACCGACCGGCGGCGCTGCGGGAGATGGCGCGGGTCACCCGCCCCGGCGGCCGGGTGGCGATCCTCGAGCTCAGCGAGCCCCAGGGCGGGCTGCTCGCCCCCTTCGCCCGCTTCCACATCCAGAAGCTGGTGCCCTGGGTCGGCTCCCTGCTCAGCAGCGCCCCGGAGTACCGCTACCTGGAACGCTCCATCGCCGCCTTCCCGGCACCCCGGGACTTCGCCCGGATGATGGGTGATTGCGGCCTGGAGGTGGTCTCCGTTCAACCCCTGACTTTCGGCGTCTGCCATCTCTTCGTAGCGCGGCCCCGGCAGCAAGCGCCCACGCCAGCAGCATCAGCGGAGGAAGCTTCGTGAGCAGCCCCCTCAGTGAACCCATGAGCGGATCCATGAGCACCTCGGCCCTCGCCGTCGACAGCCCCTCGACCCTGGCCTCCCAGGTCCCCGACACCGAGGAGCTGCAGGACTTCGCCCGCGAGCACCTCGCTGGCCGCCTCGACGGCAGCCGCGGCCTGGTGCTCTCGGTGCCCGCCCCGGTGGCGCCGCCGGAGCTGCTTCTCGCCGCCGACGGCGATCCTTCCACCGGCGTCCTGTGGGCGCCGGCTCAAGGTGCCGCCATGGCCGGCCTGGGCAGCAGTCATCACCTGCGGCTGCGCGGCGCCCAGCGGCTGCAGAAGCTTCGCCGGGCTTCCAACGAGCTCTTCGCCCGGCTGGAAGAATTCCACCACCCCGACTCCACCGCTCCCGCTCCCCGCCTTCTGGGCGGTCTGAGCTTCGCCGTGGGCAGCGCCGACCAGGGCTCCTGGAGCCCCTTCGGAGACGGCTTCTTCGACCTCCCCCGCTGGCTCTACCGCAGCGACGGAGAACAGGCCAGCCTGAGCCTCAATCTACCCGCCGGGTGCGAGGAGAATCCCGCAGACCTGGTGCGCGAGCTGGGCCGCATCCTCGGAGTGCTGGAGACCAGCGGCGACGACCCCGCCACCGCCCTAGCGGCTTGGGCCACCGGCGCCTCGCCGGTCTCCGTGGAGCAGATGCCGGAGGAAGTCTGGCACCGCCAGGTGGAGGCCATCCGCGAAGCCATCGCCGCCGGCAACTTCCGCAAGATCGTCGCCGCCCGGCGTGCCGAAGTCACCTTCTCCAGGCCTCTGGATCCCCTCTCCCTGCTCATGCGGCTGCGCCAATGCGGTCCCCACTGTCGCCGCTTCACTTTCCAGCGCCCGGGGCTCGCCTTCCTCGGCGCCACCCCCGAGCGCTTGATCCGCCGCCAGGGGCACCGCATCGCCACCGAGGCATTGGCCGGTTCCATCGGCAGCGGCGAGGGCAACGGCCGACGCCAAGGTCGGCGGCTGCTGGAGAGCCAGAAGGATCTGGGGGAACATCAGCTGGTGGTGGAGCACATCATCGGGCGCCTGCAGCCTCTGTGCCGCCAGCTGGATTGGAGCCGGGAGCCGCAGATTCGCGAGCTGCGCAACCTCCTCCACCTCCACACCCCCATCCGGGGAGAGCTGCGGGAGGACACCCACGTGCTGAAGCTGGTGGAGCTCCTGCACCCCACCCCCGCCGTGGGCGGCGTCCCCGCCGCCGCCGCGACCCGCTGGATCGCCGAGCACGAGCTGCAGGCGCGGGGTTGGTATGCGGGGCCCGTGGGTTGGTTCGACGCCGCCGGCAACGGCGAATTCGATGTCGCCCTGCGCTCCTGCTTGCTGGCGGGGAACCGCGCCCTGGTCTACGCCGGTGCCGGCATCATGCTCGACTCCGATCCCCATCTCGAATACCAGGAGACCGACCTCAAACAGCGTTCCCTCCTCGCCGCCCTGGG is drawn from Acidobacteriota bacterium and contains these coding sequences:
- the ubiE gene encoding bifunctional demethylmenaquinone methyltransferase/2-methoxy-6-polyprenyl-1,4-benzoquinol methylase UbiE gives rise to the protein MMECTAPETGGRRGGSSSGPSPSAGNGSSGGSPSGARGPVDGSGAMFDAIAERYDRLNRVLSLGVDRRWRKRTVGALELPADARVLDLATGTADLALLIARSHPDARVLGSDPSEGMLEVGREKVRRAGAEERVELETGDARSLPYEDDSFDGVTIAFGIRNVPDRPAALREMARVTRPGGRVAILELSEPQGGLLAPFARFHIQKLVPWVGSLLSSAPEYRYLERSIAAFPAPRDFARMMGDCGLEVVSVQPLTFGVCHLFVARPRQQAPTPAASAEEAS
- a CDS encoding isochorismate synthase, producing the protein MSTSALAVDSPSTLASQVPDTEELQDFAREHLAGRLDGSRGLVLSVPAPVAPPELLLAADGDPSTGVLWAPAQGAAMAGLGSSHHLRLRGAQRLQKLRRASNELFARLEEFHHPDSTAPAPRLLGGLSFAVGSADQGSWSPFGDGFFDLPRWLYRSDGEQASLSLNLPAGCEENPADLVRELGRILGVLETSGDDPATALAAWATGASPVSVEQMPEEVWHRQVEAIREAIAAGNFRKIVAARRAEVTFSRPLDPLSLLMRLRQCGPHCRRFTFQRPGLAFLGATPERLIRRQGHRIATEALAGSIGSGEGNGRRQGRRLLESQKDLGEHQLVVEHIIGRLQPLCRQLDWSREPQIRELRNLLHLHTPIRGELREDTHVLKLVELLHPTPAVGGVPAAAATRWIAEHELQARGWYAGPVGWFDAAGNGEFDVALRSCLLAGNRALVYAGAGIMLDSDPHLEYQETDLKQRSLLAALGVGE